Proteins encoded in a region of the Chryseobacterium piperi genome:
- a CDS encoding lipocalin-like domain-containing protein, which translates to MKKQLLLFAFSALVLTSCEDDNIQAYELDMMKGEWKTSKTEIISGKDNKTVITSETPSGCSVKNITTFRTDYFTSFTSYFGVGADCQQNAVSEGTYTYNTETKDLTITYKNSAELKYRVVILNSTELRLQQLFGNIDVNGDSVVDINYITYKR; encoded by the coding sequence ATGAAAAAACAGCTACTTTTATTTGCCTTTTCAGCGTTAGTGCTTACTTCTTGTGAAGATGATAATATTCAGGCTTACGAACTAGACATGATGAAAGGAGAATGGAAGACGAGTAAAACAGAAATTATCTCCGGAAAAGACAATAAAACTGTAATTACTTCTGAAACTCCGAGTGGATGTAGTGTGAAAAACATTACGACGTTCAGAACTGACTATTTCACATCATTCACTTCTTATTTTGGAGTGGGCGCCGACTGTCAGCAGAATGCTGTAAGTGAAGGAACTTACACTTATAATACTGAAACAAAGGATTTAACCATCACCTATAAGAACAGTGCTGAATTAAAATACAGGGTTGTAATCCTGAACAGCACAGAGCTCAGATTACAGCAGCTTTTTGGAAATATAGACGTCAATGGAGATTCGGTAGTAGATATCAACTACATTACCTATAAAAGATAA
- a CDS encoding iron-containing alcohol dehydrogenase: protein MLNFEFKNPTKILFGKGEIAKISKEIPKDAKILMLYGGGSIKSNGVYDQVKEALKDFELHEFRGIPANPEYEVLINALDFIKEKNITFLLAVGGGSVIDGTKFLSAAANYNGEPWEILKKPVRTFEGEGMPFGSILTLPATGSEMNSGYVISRRETNEKLSSGGPGLFPEFSVLDPEVVRSIPKRQIVNGITDAYTHVLEQYMTAPSSADLQERIAESILISLQETAPKVLSDEFNYDAAGNFMWCCTMALNGLIQKGVITDWAVHAMGHELTAYYGIDHARTLAVIAPSHYRYNFETKKGKLAQYAERVWGITEGSIEEKAEAGIKKLEAFFHSLDIQTKLSEYTEEYKGTAERVEKAFTERNWLGLGEYKKLTPQDAYKIVEMSY, encoded by the coding sequence ATGTTAAATTTTGAATTTAAAAATCCAACAAAAATACTTTTCGGGAAAGGCGAAATTGCTAAAATTTCAAAGGAAATTCCCAAGGATGCAAAAATATTAATGCTATACGGAGGCGGAAGCATCAAAAGTAATGGTGTTTACGACCAGGTAAAAGAAGCCCTGAAAGATTTCGAATTACATGAATTTAGAGGCATTCCTGCTAATCCGGAGTATGAAGTATTAATCAATGCTTTAGACTTTATTAAAGAGAAAAATATTACATTTCTTCTTGCAGTAGGGGGTGGTTCTGTCATTGACGGAACAAAATTCCTTTCTGCAGCCGCTAACTATAACGGTGAACCATGGGAGATTCTTAAGAAGCCTGTAAGAACTTTTGAGGGAGAAGGAATGCCTTTCGGAAGTATTTTAACACTACCGGCAACGGGTTCAGAAATGAATTCAGGATATGTTATCTCGAGAAGAGAAACCAATGAAAAACTATCTTCAGGAGGTCCCGGACTTTTCCCTGAATTTTCGGTTTTAGATCCGGAAGTAGTAAGATCTATTCCTAAAAGACAGATTGTTAATGGAATCACGGATGCTTACACCCATGTTCTTGAACAATATATGACAGCTCCATCTTCTGCAGATCTTCAGGAGAGAATTGCGGAAAGCATCTTAATCAGTTTACAGGAAACAGCTCCAAAAGTGTTGTCTGATGAGTTTAATTATGATGCAGCAGGTAATTTTATGTGGTGTTGTACGATGGCTCTGAACGGGCTGATCCAAAAAGGTGTCATTACCGATTGGGCTGTTCACGCAATGGGACATGAGCTTACTGCTTATTATGGAATTGACCATGCAAGAACATTAGCAGTTATTGCTCCCTCCCACTACCGTTACAATTTTGAAACCAAGAAAGGAAAATTAGCCCAGTATGCAGAAAGAGTATGGGGGATCACAGAAGGTAGTATTGAAGAAAAAGCAGAAGCTGGAATCAAAAAGCTGGAAGCGTTTTTCCACAGTCTGGACATTCAAACCAAACTTTCTGAATACACTGAAGAATACAAAGGTACTGCAGAAAGAGTGGAAAAAGCCTTTACGGAAAGAAACTGGCTTGGCCTCGGAGAATACAAAAAGTTGACACCGCAGGATGCTTATAAAATTGTAGAAATGAGCTATTAA